The Saccharopolyspora gloriosae genome has a segment encoding these proteins:
- a CDS encoding tetratricopeptide repeat protein: MGNENRGDVDKLVQADSVGQVHFHEHHHAAEVLRAEQLPPPPAGFVDREPERARLDEALGRGGERALCVTISGGSGTGKTALALHWLHGVRERFPDGQIYVDLRGKSVSRADVLWHCLRGLGVPGADIPGSEGEALGEYRSRTSGRKVAFVFDNVARPRELLSLLPASDAGLMLLITHRQSRDLVVDGVLPLELRRLDVDAGIDLLRSGAGERVEAEADAARRLVELCGGLPIALRITAGRLAKRPRWTLARVVAELDDDRRRLDRFTEGGVPVVSEALDRAVNELPAAQESLYRLLGVIPGPTFAADAVAALAGLPVDDAEELLYELHDANLLECNDQDEFRFHDLVRLHATRLRTPDAGALRRLVDWYRIRGAYADRAVMEPQRLRVGQDDELLTADNPFDHDGALRWLERERVNLLAVISAAHEQEWNRAVISLCDSPLWTLHNQHKHYTETLAALVSGVEAARREPDSVAEARLRTLQVQLLLELRDFVAAHEAGAAARAIAEEAGHRRVLGSALEFHGKVHLEEGAWSEAISLFEQARAINLELGKPRAVALQEYLIGRALVGRGESAAAVRSLTSALERLREFPRDRRIPGRINVALGRAHQQIGDHESAIVALRTAVDVVRARTVSFDLAEPLELLAESLLRSGDEDGARLHLREALSILDEARNPGAQRVRDRLAELD, from the coding sequence ATGGGCAACGAGAACCGCGGCGACGTCGACAAACTCGTCCAGGCGGACTCGGTCGGGCAGGTGCACTTCCACGAACATCACCACGCCGCCGAGGTGTTGCGCGCGGAACAGCTTCCGCCGCCGCCTGCCGGGTTCGTCGATCGGGAACCGGAGCGGGCACGGCTGGATGAGGCGCTCGGGCGCGGTGGTGAGCGCGCGTTGTGCGTGACGATCAGCGGTGGCAGCGGTACCGGTAAGACCGCGCTCGCCTTGCACTGGCTGCACGGGGTGCGGGAGCGGTTCCCGGACGGGCAGATTTACGTTGACCTGCGGGGGAAATCGGTGTCGCGGGCCGATGTTCTGTGGCACTGCTTGCGCGGGTTGGGGGTGCCTGGAGCGGACATCCCGGGGTCCGAGGGCGAGGCGCTCGGGGAATATCGCAGTCGCACCAGTGGGCGGAAGGTGGCGTTCGTCTTCGACAACGTCGCGCGGCCGCGCGAACTCCTGTCGCTGCTGCCCGCCTCGGACGCGGGGCTGATGCTGCTGATCACGCACCGGCAGTCGCGGGACCTGGTGGTGGACGGGGTGCTGCCGCTGGAGTTGCGGCGGCTGGACGTCGACGCGGGGATCGACCTGTTGCGTTCCGGGGCGGGCGAGCGGGTCGAGGCTGAAGCGGATGCCGCTCGGCGACTCGTCGAACTGTGCGGTGGGCTGCCGATCGCGTTGCGCATCACCGCCGGTCGGCTGGCGAAACGGCCCCGGTGGACGTTGGCGCGAGTGGTGGCCGAACTCGACGACGACCGCCGGCGGCTGGACCGGTTCACCGAAGGGGGCGTGCCCGTTGTGAGCGAGGCGCTGGACCGTGCCGTCAACGAGCTGCCCGCGGCGCAGGAATCCCTCTACCGGTTGCTCGGCGTGATCCCGGGGCCTACGTTCGCCGCCGACGCCGTCGCCGCGCTCGCGGGGTTGCCGGTAGACGACGCCGAAGAGCTGCTGTACGAGCTGCACGACGCGAACCTGCTCGAATGCAACGACCAGGACGAGTTCAGGTTTCACGACCTGGTCCGGCTGCACGCCACACGGCTGCGGACGCCGGACGCGGGGGCGTTGCGACGACTCGTCGACTGGTACCGGATTCGGGGCGCCTACGCGGATCGAGCGGTGATGGAACCGCAACGGCTGCGCGTCGGGCAGGACGATGAGCTGCTCACCGCGGACAACCCGTTCGACCACGACGGTGCGCTGCGCTGGCTGGAGCGGGAGCGGGTCAACCTGCTCGCCGTCATCTCCGCCGCGCATGAGCAGGAGTGGAATCGCGCGGTGATCTCACTCTGCGACAGTCCGTTGTGGACATTGCACAACCAGCACAAGCACTACACCGAGACGCTGGCGGCGCTCGTTTCGGGAGTCGAGGCGGCGCGGCGCGAACCGGACTCGGTGGCCGAGGCGCGGCTGCGGACCCTGCAGGTGCAGCTGCTGCTCGAACTGCGCGATTTCGTCGCCGCGCACGAAGCCGGTGCGGCCGCGCGTGCGATCGCCGAAGAAGCGGGGCATCGCCGGGTGCTCGGGTCCGCGCTCGAATTCCACGGGAAAGTGCACCTCGAAGAAGGTGCCTGGTCCGAGGCGATCTCCCTGTTCGAGCAGGCCCGGGCGATCAACCTTGAACTGGGCAAGCCGCGTGCCGTCGCTTTGCAGGAGTACCTGATCGGGCGGGCGTTGGTCGGGCGTGGCGAGTCCGCGGCGGCCGTGCGGTCGTTGACCTCCGCGCTCGAACGGCTCCGGGAGTTCCCGCGCGACCGGCGCATTCCCGGGCGCATCAACGTCGCCTTGGGGCGGGCGCATCAGCAGATCGGGGATCACGAGTCGGCGATCGTCGCGCTGCGCACGGCGGTGGACGTCGTCCGCGCCCGGACGGTGTCGTTCGACCTGGCCGAACCGCTGGAGCTGCTCGCCGAATCACTGTTGCGCAGCGGTGACGAAGACGGTGCCCGGCTGCACCTGCGGGAGGCGCTGAGCATCCTCGACGAGGCGCGCAACCCGGGTGCACAACGCGTCCGCGACCGCCTCGCGGAACTCGACTGA
- a CDS encoding GGDEF domain-containing protein — MSGHIPAQDRRVRLLLDSGRLHEADVAFDELIAAGVNRVDEQWNRATVLVHRAWLSWRLNRIPQALELAAEGWTELDSDQPAGKSAAQTISILGNLLETIGHRASALELMTLGVQVARKSGDPETLAHCLVRQASALIFRSVARDSESVEQLFTTARDLFDEALLVVDKGQLQRVALAGGARALAGLGRLPEAARLARRSLELSKQAEDWFCLAVANWVLAVVHRDEGDLQEARTFASRALDNAESIGDTMQMMRYSLDLAAICVQLGDSVGEAAALRRTVRASGIAVEALQEGLGQALEQRRVAVQAQRMATAAQEAAVRDPLTGLVNRLGLQRQAPVLLETTAAQGRIPWLVLLDVDWFKDVNDLAGHAAGDATLQEVAHLLRRECRADDLLCRWAGDEFVVLLVDDAEGSRHAGPLVAERIRAAVDRHDWRLVLGRTRKPPTVSIGVAGGPAKLDHLFAAADIALYRAKRAGRNRVEIDTGDPECDRPQIQGG, encoded by the coding sequence ATGTCGGGGCACATCCCCGCGCAGGATCGTCGCGTGCGGCTGCTGCTGGACTCCGGCCGCCTGCACGAGGCCGATGTGGCGTTCGACGAACTCATCGCCGCCGGGGTGAACCGGGTCGACGAGCAGTGGAACCGGGCGACGGTGCTGGTGCACCGGGCGTGGTTGTCGTGGCGGCTCAACCGGATTCCGCAAGCACTCGAACTGGCCGCGGAGGGCTGGACCGAACTGGATTCGGACCAACCCGCGGGCAAGTCCGCAGCTCAGACCATCAGCATCCTGGGCAATCTGCTGGAGACGATCGGGCACCGCGCGTCCGCGTTGGAACTGATGACCCTCGGCGTTCAGGTGGCCCGCAAGTCCGGTGATCCGGAAACGCTGGCGCATTGCCTGGTGCGCCAGGCCAGTGCGCTGATCTTCCGATCGGTGGCGAGGGACTCTGAGTCGGTGGAGCAGCTGTTCACCACGGCCCGCGACCTGTTCGACGAGGCGTTGCTGGTGGTCGACAAGGGCCAGCTGCAGCGGGTGGCGCTGGCCGGCGGCGCCCGAGCGCTGGCAGGACTGGGGCGGCTGCCGGAGGCGGCTCGGCTCGCCCGGCGTTCCCTGGAATTGAGCAAGCAGGCCGAGGACTGGTTCTGCCTGGCGGTGGCGAACTGGGTGCTGGCCGTGGTCCACCGGGACGAGGGCGATCTGCAGGAGGCGCGGACCTTCGCCAGCCGCGCCCTGGACAACGCCGAGAGCATCGGCGACACGATGCAGATGATGCGGTACTCGCTGGATTTGGCGGCGATCTGCGTTCAGCTCGGCGACTCGGTGGGTGAGGCTGCGGCGTTGCGCCGCACGGTGCGGGCGAGCGGCATCGCGGTGGAGGCCTTGCAGGAGGGCTTGGGCCAGGCGTTGGAGCAGCGCCGGGTGGCGGTGCAGGCGCAGCGGATGGCGACGGCCGCGCAAGAGGCCGCGGTGCGGGATCCGTTGACCGGCCTGGTCAACCGCCTCGGTCTGCAACGCCAGGCACCGGTCCTGCTGGAGACCACGGCGGCTCAAGGCCGGATCCCGTGGTTGGTGCTGCTCGACGTGGACTGGTTCAAAGATGTCAACGATCTTGCAGGTCATGCTGCCGGTGACGCGACGTTGCAGGAAGTCGCGCACTTGTTGCGACGCGAGTGCCGTGCCGACGATCTGCTCTGCCGCTGGGCAGGCGACGAGTTCGTGGTGCTGCTGGTGGACGACGCGGAGGGCTCCCGCCACGCCGGCCCGCTAGTCGCCGAGCGGATCCGGGCGGCCGTGGACCGGCACGACTGGCGCCTGGTGCTAGGCCGCACCAGGAAGCCACCGACGGTGAGCATCGGGGTCGCCGGTGGCCCCGCGAAGCTGGATCACCTGTTCGCGGCCGCGGACATCGCGTTGTACCGGGCGAAACGCGCAGGCCGGAACCGGGTGGAGATCGACACCGGTGATCCGGAATGTGATCGGCCGCAGATCCAGGGCGGTTAG
- the bluB gene encoding 5,6-dimethylbenzimidazole synthase yields MTTARSTDPMPAADLYDVLQRRRDVRSEFTGGEIPADVLRRVLTAAHSAPSVGLSQPWDFVLVRDESTRRAFREHVLAERTVFADELSGERAETFSKIKVEGIVESGLGIAVTYDPDRGSPAVLGRHAIADAGLYSVCLAIQNLWLAATAEGLGVGWVSFYREDFLRRLLDIPSGVRPVAWLCVGPVHALAETPDLERHGWRRRAPLEDVVHHDKYRRA; encoded by the coding sequence ATGACCACCGCTCGATCCACCGACCCGATGCCCGCGGCCGACCTCTACGACGTGCTGCAGCGCCGCCGCGACGTCCGTTCCGAGTTCACTGGCGGCGAGATCCCCGCCGACGTGCTGCGCAGGGTGCTGACGGCCGCGCACAGCGCGCCCAGCGTGGGCCTGAGCCAGCCGTGGGATTTCGTGCTGGTCCGCGACGAGTCCACCCGCCGGGCCTTCCGCGAACACGTGCTCGCCGAACGCACCGTGTTCGCCGACGAACTCAGCGGTGAGCGCGCCGAGACCTTCTCCAAGATCAAGGTGGAGGGCATCGTCGAGTCCGGCCTCGGCATCGCGGTCACCTACGACCCGGACCGGGGCTCACCCGCCGTGCTCGGCAGGCACGCCATCGCCGACGCGGGCCTGTACTCGGTGTGCCTGGCCATCCAGAACCTGTGGCTGGCCGCCACCGCCGAAGGCCTCGGCGTGGGCTGGGTGAGCTTCTACCGGGAGGACTTCCTGCGCAGGTTGCTGGACATCCCCAGCGGTGTGCGGCCCGTCGCGTGGCTCTGCGTCGGCCCGGTGCACGCTCTCGCGGAGACGCCCGACCTGGAGCGGCACGGCTGGCGACGGCGGGCCCCGCTGGAGGACGTGGTTCATCACGACAAGTACCGACGCGCCTAG
- the rpsR gene encoding 30S ribosomal protein S18, with translation MPKNAQRPPRRKQNLLQKEGVIEVDWKDTALLRKFLSDRGKIRSRRVTGLTMQEQREVANAIKNAREMALLPYPGPAKR, from the coding sequence ATGCCGAAGAACGCCCAGCGGCCGCCCCGCCGCAAGCAGAACCTGCTGCAGAAGGAGGGCGTCATCGAGGTGGACTGGAAGGACACCGCCCTGCTGCGCAAGTTCCTCTCCGACCGCGGCAAGATCCGCTCCCGGCGAGTCACCGGGCTGACCATGCAGGAACAGCGCGAGGTCGCGAACGCGATCAAGAACGCCCGCGAGATGGCCCTGCTCCCCTACCCCGGCCCCGCCAAGCGCTAG
- the rpsN gene encoding 30S ribosomal protein S14, which produces MAKKSKIVRNEQRKVIVARHAERRAELKKIISAPDGSPEQRAAAVAELSRQPRDASATRVRNRDAVDGRPRGYFRKFGLSRVRLRQLAHNGELPGVTKSSW; this is translated from the coding sequence GTCCGCAACGAGCAGCGCAAGGTGATCGTGGCCCGGCACGCCGAGCGGCGCGCGGAACTCAAGAAGATCATCTCCGCGCCGGACGGCTCCCCCGAGCAGCGCGCCGCCGCCGTGGCGGAACTGTCCCGCCAGCCGCGCGACGCCAGCGCGACCCGCGTTCGCAACCGCGACGCCGTCGACGGCAGGCCGCGCGGCTACTTCCGCAAGTTCGGGCTCTCCCGGGTGCGCCTGCGCCAGCTCGCGCACAACGGTGAGCTGCCCGGCGTGACCAAGTCGAGTTGGTGA
- a CDS encoding IS110 family transposase, whose protein sequence is MTSMTHDGPKITGGVDTHGLTHHAAVIDSVGRHLADREFPATVHGYRDLLHWMRGHGTLVTVGVEGTGAYGAELARVLAAAGVAVTDVDRPDRKIRRMQGKSDPIDAYAAATAVLSGRATGTPKSRDGVIESVRVLRVARRSAVKARTQAMNQIRGLLVSAPAMLRAQVAGLDRATLLRTLARLRPGDDLGHPLAATRAALRRLARRHQAMDIEITELDAELSPLTRQAAPQLLELFGVGPDTAGQLLTTAGDNPERLRSEASFAHLTGVAPIPASSGRTHRHRLNRGGDRAANNALHTIVLVRMRYDERTRTYVERRTKEGLSKKDIMRCLKRFVAREIHRTLTSTPTRSTRQNDLTPAA, encoded by the coding sequence ATGACCAGCATGACCCATGATGGCCCGAAAATCACCGGCGGAGTCGACACCCACGGCTTGACCCACCACGCGGCCGTGATCGACTCCGTCGGCCGGCACCTGGCTGACCGGGAATTTCCCGCCACAGTCCACGGCTACCGCGACCTGCTGCACTGGATGCGTGGTCACGGCACCTTGGTCACGGTCGGCGTCGAGGGAACCGGCGCCTACGGAGCCGAGCTGGCCCGGGTTCTCGCGGCGGCCGGGGTCGCGGTCACCGATGTCGACCGCCCGGACCGCAAGATCCGCCGGATGCAAGGCAAATCCGATCCGATCGACGCCTACGCCGCCGCCACCGCCGTGCTCTCCGGGCGCGCGACAGGCACCCCGAAAAGCCGGGACGGCGTGATCGAGTCGGTGCGCGTGTTACGAGTCGCACGCCGCAGTGCCGTCAAGGCCCGCACCCAGGCGATGAACCAAATCCGCGGCCTGCTGGTGTCGGCACCCGCGATGCTGCGCGCACAGGTCGCGGGACTGGACCGGGCCACGCTGCTGCGCACCCTGGCCCGGCTACGGCCCGGCGACGACCTCGGACACCCGCTGGCGGCGACCCGGGCGGCACTACGACGCCTGGCGCGGCGCCACCAAGCAATGGACATCGAGATCACCGAACTCGACGCCGAACTCAGCCCCCTCACCCGGCAGGCCGCACCCCAGCTGCTGGAACTATTCGGCGTCGGCCCTGACACCGCCGGCCAGCTCCTGACCACAGCCGGGGACAACCCCGAACGACTACGCTCCGAAGCCTCGTTCGCGCACCTGACCGGCGTCGCACCAATCCCGGCATCCTCCGGTCGCACCCACCGCCACCGCCTCAACCGCGGCGGCGACCGGGCCGCGAACAACGCCCTGCACACCATCGTCCTGGTCCGCATGCGCTACGACGAACGCACCCGCACCTACGTCGAACGCCGCACCAAAGAAGGACTATCCAAAAAGGACATTATGCGCTGCCTCAAACGATTCGTCGCCCGCGAAATCCACCGCACCCTGACCAGCACACCCACCAGATCAACCAGGCAAAACGACCTCACTCCAGCGGCTTGA